The proteins below come from a single Corynebacterium cystitidis genomic window:
- a CDS encoding trehalose synthase has protein sequence MDISQERFYGAKNEPIDNVTVTACADAGAYQWQLLEVSHGGVTDTYQVLVDEHLGRDALATEQGAQAWWDHREKFGELHGDLVGTHATPMGAEQSNTNLIVTDDDGEDWVVKVFRKLEDGLNPDVELLSQIGDCPHVAGVRGWLTRDGATLAMMQQRIVDGRDGFELLQATPSESEAGELAFGLGRAIRVVHDRLATDFPTREVAVADLFATLHNHADELAAQSQVLRERLDDIHALYHDIQRTYLDASGDKTATVQRVHGDLHLGQTLHTPQRWYLIDFEGEPARPLTQRVLPDHPIRDVAGMVRSFGYAAAMSDKGAQWEQVVVDKLLEGYHPDSLALLNAYVVDKAAYEVVYEENNRPDWVHIPMRAITELLQG, from the coding sequence ATGGATATTTCCCAGGAACGTTTTTACGGCGCGAAGAATGAGCCGATCGACAACGTCACTGTCACCGCCTGTGCCGACGCCGGGGCCTACCAGTGGCAACTACTCGAGGTGTCTCACGGCGGGGTGACCGACACGTACCAGGTGCTTGTCGACGAGCACCTGGGCCGCGACGCGCTGGCCACCGAGCAGGGGGCGCAAGCATGGTGGGACCACCGCGAAAAATTTGGTGAGCTCCACGGGGATCTCGTCGGCACGCACGCAACCCCCATGGGCGCTGAACAGTCCAATACCAACCTCATCGTGACCGACGATGATGGCGAAGACTGGGTGGTCAAGGTCTTCCGCAAGCTCGAAGACGGACTGAACCCCGATGTGGAGCTACTCAGCCAGATCGGGGACTGCCCGCATGTGGCGGGAGTACGCGGTTGGCTCACCCGCGACGGGGCGACCTTGGCGATGATGCAGCAGCGCATTGTCGACGGGCGTGACGGGTTCGAATTGCTGCAGGCAACGCCGTCGGAATCAGAAGCCGGCGAGCTGGCGTTTGGCCTGGGCCGCGCGATCCGGGTGGTCCACGACCGCTTGGCCACCGACTTTCCCACCCGCGAGGTAGCGGTGGCAGACCTGTTTGCCACCCTGCACAACCATGCTGACGAACTAGCCGCCCAGTCGCAGGTGCTGCGTGAGCGTCTCGACGACATTCACGCGCTATACCACGACATCCAGCGCACCTACCTCGACGCCTCCGGAGATAAGACTGCCACCGTGCAACGCGTCCACGGAGACCTCCACTTAGGTCAAACGCTGCACACCCCGCAGCGCTGGTACCTCATCGACTTCGAAGGCGAACCCGCCCGGCCCCTGACCCAACGCGTGCTACCAGACCACCCCATCCGCGACGTGGCCGGCATGGTGCGTTCCTTCGGCTACGCAGCAGCAATGTCGGACAAGGGCGCACAGTGGGAACAGGTGGTCGTCGATAAGCTTCTGGAAGGCTATCACCCGGACAGCCTGGCCCTGCTCAACGCATATGTGGTGGACAAAGCGGCCTATGAGGTTGTGTATGAGGAAAATAACCGCCCCGACTGGGTACACATCCCTATGCGCGCAATCACAGAACTTTTACAGGGGTAA
- the idi gene encoding isopentenyl-diphosphate Delta-isomerase: MSERVVLLDDNGAAIGEADKAEVHTTDTALHLAFSAWVFDADGDLLITRRSLAKQTFAGVWTNSFCGHPAPGEEITAAVRRRGREEAGIAADYIGEIREVIPDYRYRATDVNGIVENEICPVYVVRLHDGALIGPEPSEIDAYVWADPRKVLASVETTPWVFSDWMVGELFDPRLRSVLAGR; the protein is encoded by the coding sequence GTGTCTGAACGTGTAGTACTTCTCGACGACAACGGCGCCGCCATCGGCGAAGCCGACAAAGCGGAGGTGCACACCACCGATACGGCCCTGCACCTCGCATTTTCTGCGTGGGTATTCGACGCAGACGGGGACCTGCTTATCACCCGCCGCTCCCTAGCCAAGCAAACCTTTGCCGGTGTGTGGACTAATAGCTTCTGCGGCCACCCAGCACCGGGTGAGGAGATTACGGCCGCGGTGCGTCGTCGCGGGCGCGAAGAAGCCGGGATCGCAGCAGACTATATCGGCGAGATCCGTGAGGTAATTCCGGACTACCGTTATCGCGCCACTGATGTCAACGGCATTGTAGAAAATGAGATTTGCCCCGTGTATGTGGTCCGTCTGCACGACGGTGCGCTGATCGGCCCGGAACCCAGTGAGATCGACGCATACGTCTGGGCCGATCCGCGCAAGGTATTAGCCAGCGTGGAAACCACACCGTGGGTATTTTCGGACTGGATGGTCGGAGAACTATTCGACCCGCGGCTGCGCTCCGTCCTCGCGGGCCGGTGA
- the brnQ gene encoding branched-chain amino acid transport system II carrier protein has protein sequence MSTATTTTANKSGFLTIAVTALMLFSMFFGAGNLIFPPMIGVESGTSFLPAILGFLGTGVLLPVLAVIAISLSGNNVRDLARRGGAIFGFFFPILAYLSIGAFYALPRTGAVSMETAVTPLTGWSGLLASGIFNTLFFGIALILSWNPNKIVDTLGRVLTPALAVLLIILITLAVTTMNGEPGAPTEKYAEAPFATGLLEGYLTMDSIAALAFSIVVISTLRYKGIPEGKPLVQGTILAGLGAGLLLAAIYLGLGMIGQVIENGAQFDNGAPLLSDAALQTMGQPGQIIFALIVLLACMTTAVGLITSTSEFFNTIFPGVSYKAWAIIFTVASIAMATQGLDQVMAIAAPVITFLYPPAITLIFVALIEPLFRSRTYFFWAYRLPIWVAIIWSAITVIISLGWGADVLSPLVGWSPMQDLSLGWVLPVVVAFVIGLVLDFVQKREAPTDERSFLARITA, from the coding sequence ATGTCGACAGCAACAACGACCACCGCGAACAAGTCCGGGTTTTTGACCATCGCAGTCACAGCCCTCATGCTCTTTTCCATGTTCTTCGGCGCGGGCAACCTGATCTTCCCGCCGATGATCGGTGTCGAATCAGGCACCAGCTTCCTGCCCGCCATCCTCGGCTTTTTAGGCACCGGCGTGCTGCTGCCGGTGCTCGCCGTGATTGCGATTTCGCTATCGGGCAACAACGTGCGCGACCTCGCACGCCGCGGAGGCGCCATCTTCGGTTTCTTCTTCCCGATCTTGGCCTACCTGTCCATCGGCGCGTTCTACGCCCTCCCGCGAACCGGTGCGGTCTCGATGGAAACGGCCGTCACGCCACTGACCGGCTGGTCGGGGCTGCTGGCATCCGGCATCTTCAACACGCTGTTTTTCGGCATCGCTCTGATCCTGTCGTGGAACCCCAACAAGATCGTCGATACCCTCGGGCGAGTCCTCACCCCTGCGCTGGCGGTGCTGCTGATCATCCTGATCACCCTTGCTGTGACCACCATGAACGGTGAGCCTGGCGCACCAACCGAGAAGTACGCGGAGGCACCATTTGCTACTGGCCTGCTCGAGGGCTACCTGACCATGGACTCCATCGCAGCGCTGGCGTTTTCCATCGTGGTGATCTCCACCCTGCGCTACAAGGGGATCCCTGAGGGCAAACCGCTGGTTCAAGGCACCATCCTGGCCGGTCTCGGTGCCGGCCTGCTGCTGGCCGCGATTTACTTAGGCCTTGGCATGATCGGCCAGGTCATCGAAAACGGCGCCCAGTTCGACAACGGCGCGCCTCTTCTTTCCGACGCCGCCTTGCAAACCATGGGCCAGCCCGGCCAGATCATCTTCGCGCTGATCGTGCTGCTGGCCTGCATGACCACCGCGGTGGGCCTGATCACCTCCACGTCAGAATTTTTCAACACCATCTTCCCGGGCGTGTCCTACAAGGCGTGGGCGATCATTTTCACTGTTGCCTCCATCGCGATGGCCACGCAGGGTCTAGACCAAGTCATGGCGATCGCAGCACCAGTGATTACGTTTTTGTACCCGCCAGCGATCACCCTCATCTTCGTCGCCCTGATTGAGCCTCTGTTCCGCTCACGCACCTACTTCTTCTGGGCCTACCGCCTGCCAATCTGGGTTGCGATCATCTGGTCTGCCATCACCGTGATCATTTCTTTGGGCTGGGGTGCGGATGTTCTGTCACCGCTGGTGGGCTGGTCGCCGATGCAGGATCTGTCACTGGGCTGGGTCCTACCCGTTGTTGTTGCTTTTGTGATCGGCCTTGTTCTGGACTTCGTGCAAAAGCGCGAGGCCCCTACCGACGAACGTTCCTTCCTCGCCCGCATCACCGCATAA
- a CDS encoding MalY/PatB family protein → MQFPSLETLKARGTRKWTQYASADPASDVLPLFIAESDFPTAAPVLEAIQKCVDNETFGYTPAHSQLPEAVAQFYNTRYGWRPDPARIFTCADVVRGMLLGIQYFTRPDSPVIVPVPAYPPFLELPETAGRKRIDVSASATGLNLDEIEAAFTAGAGSILLAAPNNPWGFTYGEPELKELTELAARYNARVLVDEIHAPIVLDGQHVCAAGISETAANVCVTVTATSKAWNIAGLKCAQIIFSNDADVDTWNSLTGVAKDGTGTLGVYAAEACYRHGTEALEQQLDQLRQNRQLIVEKLPQAVPGIQFTEPAATYLMLLDFSATALAEEKQPAGWLRRHAKVALNEGTSFGPGGEHKARLNFATSPEILNEAIDRIGAAIARIA, encoded by the coding sequence ATGCAGTTTCCCAGCCTTGAGACCTTGAAAGCCCGCGGCACCCGCAAATGGACCCAGTATGCCAGCGCCGATCCTGCGTCCGACGTGCTGCCACTGTTTATCGCCGAAAGCGACTTCCCCACCGCCGCCCCGGTGTTAGAGGCGATCCAGAAGTGCGTGGACAATGAGACCTTCGGCTACACCCCGGCGCACTCGCAGCTTCCGGAGGCCGTAGCGCAGTTCTACAACACCCGCTATGGGTGGCGGCCCGACCCCGCCCGGATTTTTACCTGCGCCGACGTGGTGCGCGGCATGCTGCTGGGCATCCAGTACTTCACGCGCCCAGACAGCCCAGTGATCGTGCCGGTGCCCGCCTACCCGCCGTTTCTCGAGTTGCCGGAAACTGCGGGACGTAAGCGGATTGATGTCAGCGCCAGCGCAACCGGCCTCAACCTCGACGAGATCGAGGCCGCCTTCACAGCTGGTGCTGGCTCCATCCTGCTGGCCGCCCCCAACAACCCGTGGGGGTTCACCTACGGTGAACCCGAACTCAAAGAGTTGACTGAGTTGGCCGCCCGCTACAACGCCCGCGTGCTTGTCGACGAAATCCACGCCCCCATTGTGCTTGATGGCCAGCACGTCTGCGCCGCTGGAATCTCAGAAACCGCAGCCAACGTGTGTGTCACTGTGACTGCCACCTCCAAGGCGTGGAATATTGCCGGGCTCAAATGCGCCCAGATCATCTTTTCCAACGACGCTGACGTAGACACCTGGAACAGCTTGACAGGCGTGGCCAAAGACGGCACCGGCACCCTCGGCGTGTATGCGGCAGAAGCCTGCTACCGCCACGGCACAGAAGCCTTGGAACAGCAGCTGGACCAATTGCGGCAGAACCGCCAGTTGATCGTCGAAAAGCTGCCTCAAGCTGTACCCGGGATCCAATTCACCGAACCTGCTGCAACGTACCTGATGTTGCTTGATTTCTCCGCCACGGCACTGGCGGAGGAAAAACAGCCGGCGGGATGGCTTCGCAGGCACGCGAAGGTGGCCTTGAACGAGGGCACCAGCTTTGGCCCAGGCGGAGAGCACAAGGCACGTCTCAATTTTGCAACAAGTCCGGAAATTTTAAACGAAGCAATCGACCGAATAGGTGCAGCCATCGCGCGTATTGCCTAA
- a CDS encoding DUF3558 family protein: MVCWARFVAVVGVVVVAALLSSCVVPDVGLVPVGPAVGAGGDEPAGVESGGSSVPEGAGGQADSVASGEAVGAFHFDSGTLEIGPFDPLEVYPDVFDPCQEISAEEFAAAGFKTDGVTTPLANGSALSCVLLPDQITSHMSVILAGNLITKDELALTTTLLGENVSSEVTGMFKYREDGVEQSNCVAAVSTERGHFMAFSIDGYNAYSQDDHCKNAIQTLENLARS; this comes from the coding sequence ATGGTTTGTTGGGCTCGTTTTGTGGCAGTGGTGGGGGTAGTTGTGGTTGCTGCGTTGTTGTCGTCGTGTGTTGTGCCTGATGTGGGGCTGGTGCCGGTTGGTCCTGCTGTTGGGGCTGGTGGAGACGAACCCGCCGGGGTTGAGTCAGGTGGGTCAAGTGTTCCGGAGGGTGCTGGGGGGCAGGCTGATTCGGTTGCATCGGGTGAGGCGGTGGGGGCGTTTCATTTTGATTCGGGCACGTTGGAGATTGGGCCTTTTGATCCTCTTGAGGTTTATCCGGATGTGTTTGATCCGTGCCAGGAGATCTCGGCTGAAGAGTTCGCCGCCGCAGGATTTAAGACCGACGGGGTCACCACTCCGCTAGCCAATGGATCAGCACTTTCGTGTGTCTTGTTGCCAGACCAGATAACCAGTCACATGAGCGTAATACTTGCGGGAAATCTGATCACAAAAGATGAGCTAGCTCTTACAACCACCTTACTAGGGGAAAATGTCTCTTCGGAAGTGACCGGAATGTTTAAGTACCGGGAAGACGGGGTAGAACAATCAAACTGTGTCGCGGCGGTATCGACAGAGCGGGGTCATTTTATGGCGTTTTCGATCGATGGTTACAACGCATACAGCCAGGACGATCACTGTAAAAATGCAATTCAAACTTTGGAAAATTTAGCAAGGAGTTAG
- the treS gene encoding maltose alpha-D-glucosyltransferase produces the protein MEETIYQSDTDHEGRLVEPDAGDYDTPAPAPGNEPWQRPDPEWYKDAVFYEVLVRAFYDPDNTGGGTLKGVMEKLDYIQWLGIDAIWLPPFYDSPLRDGGYDIRDFRKVLPEFGTVEDFVELVDQAHRRGIRIITDFPINHTSDQHPWFQESRRDPKGPYGDYYVWSDTDEKYSEARIIFVDTEDSNWTYDPVRKQYFWHRFFSHQPDLNYDNPEVQDAVLDVIRFWLDLGMDGIRLDAIPYLFERDGTNGENLPETHEFIKRVRRMFDEEYPGRFLLAEANQMPEEVVAYFGAPEAGGDECHMAFHFPVMPRIFMGIHQESAQPIIDILNETPAIPDSAQWGMFLRNHDELTLEMVTDDERDYMYENFAKEPRMKANVGIRRRLAPLLGGHRGRIELAHAILLSLPGSPFLYYGDEIGMGDNIWLPDRDGVRTPMQWSNDRNGGFSRVEPERLYLPAIRNDQYGFQTANVEAQMSRDNSLLHWVRQQVHIRKQYKAFGRGDLRFVHHDNAGVLAFIREYDGESILCVNNMTSRPQAVEMHLGEFNGVTPRELSGGEHFPTIGELPWLVTLGPHGFFWFDISQGS, from the coding sequence ATGGAAGAAACCATTTACCAATCGGATACTGACCACGAAGGTCGCCTCGTCGAGCCCGACGCCGGAGACTACGACACCCCAGCACCCGCGCCCGGCAACGAACCCTGGCAACGGCCCGACCCCGAATGGTACAAAGATGCCGTCTTCTACGAAGTGCTCGTGCGCGCCTTCTACGACCCCGACAACACCGGCGGTGGCACGCTCAAGGGCGTGATGGAAAAGCTCGACTATATCCAATGGTTAGGCATCGATGCGATCTGGCTGCCACCGTTCTACGACTCGCCACTGCGCGACGGCGGCTATGACATCCGTGACTTCCGCAAAGTCCTGCCCGAATTCGGCACAGTGGAAGACTTTGTGGAACTGGTCGACCAGGCACACCGCCGCGGCATCCGCATCATCACCGACTTCCCCATCAACCACACCTCCGACCAGCACCCCTGGTTCCAGGAATCACGCCGCGACCCGAAAGGCCCCTACGGCGACTACTACGTGTGGAGTGATACCGACGAAAAATATTCGGAAGCGCGCATCATTTTCGTCGATACCGAAGACTCCAACTGGACCTATGACCCGGTGCGTAAACAGTACTTCTGGCACCGCTTCTTTTCCCACCAGCCGGATCTGAACTACGACAACCCTGAGGTCCAAGACGCAGTTCTCGATGTGATCCGGTTCTGGCTGGACCTTGGCATGGACGGCATCCGGTTGGATGCTATCCCCTACCTGTTTGAACGCGATGGCACCAACGGTGAAAATCTTCCGGAAACCCACGAGTTTATTAAACGTGTTCGCCGCATGTTCGACGAAGAATACCCCGGCCGTTTCCTGCTGGCCGAGGCCAACCAGATGCCGGAAGAGGTCGTGGCCTACTTCGGCGCGCCTGAAGCCGGTGGCGACGAATGCCATATGGCGTTCCACTTCCCCGTCATGCCACGTATTTTCATGGGCATCCACCAGGAGTCGGCGCAGCCAATCATTGATATTTTGAACGAAACCCCTGCGATCCCTGACTCGGCGCAGTGGGGCATGTTCCTGCGCAACCACGACGAACTCACCCTCGAGATGGTCACCGATGATGAGCGCGACTACATGTATGAAAACTTCGCCAAAGAGCCCCGCATGAAGGCCAACGTGGGCATCCGCCGCCGCCTTGCCCCGCTGCTGGGCGGCCACCGCGGGCGCATCGAGTTGGCGCACGCGATTTTGCTGTCGCTACCCGGTTCCCCATTTTTGTATTACGGCGATGAGATCGGCATGGGTGACAATATTTGGCTGCCGGACCGCGACGGTGTGCGCACCCCGATGCAGTGGTCCAATGACCGCAACGGTGGTTTCTCCCGCGTGGAGCCGGAGCGCCTCTACCTGCCGGCGATCCGCAACGACCAGTACGGTTTCCAAACCGCTAACGTAGAAGCGCAGATGTCGCGGGATAATTCGCTTTTGCACTGGGTGCGCCAGCAGGTGCACATCCGTAAGCAGTATAAGGCGTTCGGCCGCGGCGACTTGCGCTTTGTGCACCACGACAACGCGGGCGTTTTAGCGTTTATCCGCGAGTATGACGGTGAATCAATCCTGTGTGTGAACAATATGACCTCGCGCCCACAGGCCGTGGAGATGCATCTGGGCGAATTCAACGGTGTGACCCCGCGCGAGTTGAGCGGCGGCGAGCACTTCCCGACGATCGGCGAGCTGCCGTGGCTGGTCACGCTCGGCCCGCACGGTTTCTTCTGGTTCGACATTTCGCAAGGCAGCTAG
- a CDS encoding LLM class flavin-dependent oxidoreductase, translated as MSRLPLSLIDFCTIYDDESAGESMQRSVELAQRAEELGYSRIWYAEHHNMPTIASSSPAVLISHIGARTQKIRLGAGGVMLPNHSPYVIAEQFGTLGELYPDRIDLGLGRAPGTDQNTLGRALRRDPRAAENFPNDVVELHGYFRGRPTVPGVTAVPGVGVKMPLYILGSSMFGATLAAKLGLPYSFASHFAPQHLVQATTYYKENFEPSEVLDQPYVIAAVNVTAAPTREEAEEQTVGVHRARVKRMMGRQGRVLNDEQLDQVVDSYQGQQIIDMLRFTGIGTGDEVVEYLEEFAELAKADELMISLQGRTNDEAMQSMEILAEAWELSPETMVGAPGNF; from the coding sequence ATGTCACGTTTACCTCTCTCCTTGATCGACTTCTGCACCATCTACGACGATGAGTCCGCCGGAGAGTCCATGCAACGTTCCGTGGAGTTGGCGCAGCGCGCGGAAGAGCTGGGATATTCACGGATTTGGTACGCGGAGCACCACAACATGCCTACGATCGCGTCGAGCTCGCCGGCGGTGTTGATCAGCCACATCGGCGCGCGCACGCAAAAAATCCGCCTCGGCGCCGGTGGTGTAATGCTGCCGAACCATTCTCCTTATGTGATCGCGGAGCAGTTCGGCACCCTCGGCGAGCTTTACCCAGACCGCATCGACCTGGGCTTGGGCCGCGCGCCCGGCACCGACCAGAACACGCTGGGCCGCGCTTTACGACGAGACCCCCGCGCCGCCGAAAACTTCCCCAATGACGTGGTAGAACTGCACGGCTATTTTCGTGGCCGCCCCACAGTGCCGGGAGTAACCGCCGTGCCGGGTGTCGGGGTGAAAATGCCACTGTATATTCTCGGGTCCTCCATGTTCGGCGCCACCCTAGCGGCGAAATTGGGACTGCCATACTCGTTTGCTTCCCACTTCGCCCCGCAACACTTAGTGCAGGCCACGACGTATTACAAGGAAAACTTTGAGCCGTCCGAGGTGCTCGATCAACCCTATGTGATCGCCGCCGTGAACGTTACCGCGGCACCCACCCGCGAGGAAGCCGAGGAGCAAACCGTAGGCGTACACCGGGCGCGGGTAAAACGCATGATGGGCAGGCAGGGACGCGTGCTTAACGACGAACAACTCGACCAAGTAGTCGACTCCTACCAAGGCCAGCAGATCATTGACATGCTGCGCTTTACCGGAATCGGAACTGGTGATGAGGTTGTTGAGTACCTCGAGGAGTTTGCAGAGCTGGCCAAGGCTGATGAGCTGATGATCTCCCTGCAGGGCCGCACCAACGACGAAGCCATGCAATCCATGGAGATCCTGGCCGAGGCGTGGGAGCTGTCGCCGGAAACCATGGTGGGTGCGCCCGGCAACTTCTAG